GTCGCCTCGCCCTGGAAAAAAGTCAGTCGGCCGACATCAAGGCGTTCGCCAACATGATGATCACCGACCACAGCAAGGCCAACGACGAACTGGCCAGCATTGCCAAGGCCAATGACATCGAAGTCCCGGACACCACGACTCTGGTCAAGCAGGCCAAGGAAAAGATCCTCGACATGCGCGATGAATCCTTCGACGCGGCCTACGCCAACAACCAGGTCAAGGCCCACGAAGAAACCATCGAATTGTTCAAGAAAGAAGCCAACACCGTCACCGACGACAAAGTCAAAGGCGCCCCCGAACTAAAGGCCTTCGCACAGAAAATGTTGCCGGCGCTGGAAAAACACCTGACCGCGGCCAAAGAGCTGCAAGCCAAGCACCCGAGCAAGTAACCCGGGCGCTGTACAGCAAAAGGCCGCATTGATTAATGCGGCCTTTTTTCGTTTCAGCGCGATCAGCCGCCGTCAGTATCGATGTCGGCATCGGTTTCTTCACCGGGCTTCGGACGATCGGGCTCAGGCTCGAAACCGGGACTGAACTCGTTGTCGTTGTCGGTGTGTTTGTTCTTTTGATCCACCGCAGGGTCAGCGCTCTGGACTTGTTCGCCCTCGCCCTTCGGCGGGATTGGCGAGCTCTGCCCCGGCACTTGCGGATCGATGGCCGGGTCGTTGCGATTGATGGGTTCGGCGTCCGGTTTCTGCTGCTGTTGCGATTGCTCGTTCATAGCCACCTCGTTTTTCAATGCTGGCGCGACTCAAACCCGCCAGCCTTGTATATTCGAAGCCGCTACGGTGCCAACGTTCAAAACATCGCTGAGTTCAGGGGCGCCGACTAGAGTTATCGGGGCATTCCTTGCGCCGGATCAAAAATATCCCTGAGCAACCGAACAACTATTTCGAACGGCAAAGGTCACTGACTTCGCACCGGTCACTTTTTACAGAACCGGCCCCAATACGCTACGGAGCAACAGGCACATGGCAGCACTGCAGAACAGCACATTCGATGCGATGAAAAACAAACAACCCCAACTGCTGAGCGAATGGATCAACGGCCTAGAAGCCAGCGGCGCCACCCGCAATCTCAAAGACCATGACCTGCAACAACAGACCAGCGAATTCCTGCAACTGGTGATCAACGGCCTGCAGGATGACAACGGCACCAACATCAATGCGCCGGGTTGGGAAGCCACCCGCCAGTTCCTCGAAAAGCTCTCCCACAGCCGTGCCCAGCTCGGTCAGGATTCGCAACAGACTGCCAGTTTCATCTTCGCCCTGAAGGGCCCGCTGTTTGCCCTGCTGCAAGCGCACTATAAAGAACAGCCAGCGCTGCTCGCCGAACAACTCTGGGAAATTTCCGAACTGTTCGACGCCTTCGGCATGCACACCATCCGTACCTTCCAGAAGTCCCGTGAAGCGGTGATCAAACGCCAACAGGAAGAACTGCTGGAGCTCTCCACGCCGGTGGTCAAACTGTGGGACGGCGTCCTGGCGCTGCCGATGATCGGCACCCTCGATTCGCAACGCACCCAAGTGGTGATGGAGTCCTTGCTACAACGCATCGTCGACACCGGTTCGGAAATCGCCATCATCGACATTACCGGCGTACCGACCGTCGACACGCTGGTTGCGCAGCACCTGCTGAAAACCGTGACCGCGATTCGTCTGATGGGTGCCGATTGCATCATCAGCGGCGTGCGTCCGCAAATCGCCCAGACCATCGTCCACCTGGGCCTCGACCTGCAAGGCGTGGTGACCAAGGCCAATCTTGCCGACGCACTGAAGCTTGCCCTCACCCGCCTGGGCATCAGCCTCGGCAAAGCGGTCTGAGCCGATGGAACGTATCCCGATTCTTCAAATGGGCAAGTTCCTGCTGGTGACCATTCAGGTCGACATGCACGATCAACTCGCCCTCACGTTGCAGGACGACTTGTCCGAGCGCATCAGCAAGACTTCGGCTCGCGGTGTGCTGATCGATATCTCGGCGCTGGACATGGTCGACTCGTTCATTGGCCGGATGATCAGCACCATCTCCGGGCTGTCGAAAATCATGGACGCCGAAACCATGCTGGTCGGCATGCAGCCGGCCGTGGCGATCACCCTGGTCGAACTCGGCCTGACCCTGCCCGGCGTGAGCACCGCACTGAACGTCGAGCGCGGGATGAAACTGCTGCAGGAACGAGTAGACCGGCAATGACCGTACGCAGCAGCGGTACTCAACCCATCCATATCGAGCAGGATGTCGTGCTCGCACGCCAGACCGCCCGCAAACTCGCCACCGAATGCGGGATGCGCCTGATCGACCTGACCAAAATGGTCACGGCGGTCAGCGAGCTGGCCCGCAACACCATGGTGTACGGTGGCGGCGGCGACATGGACTGGCAGATTCTCGATGAAGATCACAAGGTCGGGCTGCGCTTGACGTTCCGCGACGAAGGCCCCGGTATTGCCGATATCAAACTGGCGATGACCGACGGCTGGACCTCCGGCAGCGGCATGGGCCTGGGCCTGACCGGGGCAAAACGCCTGGTCGAGGAGTTCGAACTGGACACCGAGCCGGGCAAGGGCACGCGAATAACGATCACCCGATGGACATGAATATCGCTGGGTCGCTGACCCAGGTGCTGCTGATCGAAGACAGCAGCCAGATCGGCCATGCCCGGCGCACCGCGCAACGGCTCGCCGAGCAACACGGTTTTGATGCAACCGATGCCGGGCGGGTGGCGCTGGTCGCCACCGAACTGGCCAGCAACGTGCTCAAGCACGCCAGCCGCGGCGAAGTTCACCTGCGGCTGTTGCCGCGCCCCGGCGGATTCGGCATCGAGATGCTCGCGGTCGATCGCGCACAGGGCTTTGATCTGGACGCCTGCCTGACCGATGGTTTTTCCACCGGCGGCACACAGGGCATCGGTCTGGGTGCCGTGGCGCGGCAGACCGAGGTCTTCGACGTGCACGCCGATGCCCGTGGCGCGGTGCTGCTGGCGCGTCTATATCCGCGCGGCGACCGCC
The Pseudomonas fluorescens genome window above contains:
- a CDS encoding DUF4142 domain-containing protein gives rise to the protein MDGFNLRHLVLAVALSSGMGSAFAATSNDFVDNAAAGGIAEIETSRLALEKSQSADIKAFANMMITDHSKANDELASIAKANDIEVPDTTTLVKQAKEKILDMRDESFDAAYANNQVKAHEETIELFKKEANTVTDDKVKGAPELKAFAQKMLPALEKHLTAAKELQAKHPSK
- a CDS encoding STAS domain-containing protein, with translation MAALQNSTFDAMKNKQPQLLSEWINGLEASGATRNLKDHDLQQQTSEFLQLVINGLQDDNGTNINAPGWEATRQFLEKLSHSRAQLGQDSQQTASFIFALKGPLFALLQAHYKEQPALLAEQLWEISELFDAFGMHTIRTFQKSREAVIKRQQEELLELSTPVVKLWDGVLALPMIGTLDSQRTQVVMESLLQRIVDTGSEIAIIDITGVPTVDTLVAQHLLKTVTAIRLMGADCIISGVRPQIAQTIVHLGLDLQGVVTKANLADALKLALTRLGISLGKAV
- a CDS encoding STAS domain-containing protein; this translates as MERIPILQMGKFLLVTIQVDMHDQLALTLQDDLSERISKTSARGVLIDISALDMVDSFIGRMISTISGLSKIMDAETMLVGMQPAVAITLVELGLTLPGVSTALNVERGMKLLQERVDRQ
- a CDS encoding anti-sigma regulatory factor: MTVRSSGTQPIHIEQDVVLARQTARKLATECGMRLIDLTKMVTAVSELARNTMVYGGGGDMDWQILDEDHKVGLRLTFRDEGPGIADIKLAMTDGWTSGSGMGLGLTGAKRLVEEFELDTEPGKGTRITITRWT